One part of the Bacteroidota bacterium genome encodes these proteins:
- a CDS encoding cupredoxin domain-containing protein, whose amino-acid sequence MKQFKFYLAIIVIAVFVANANTYAQCSMGSSGHQHSAKSTDTHSEHKVVTPSKGYAFINDDGIQEANITIKDGYHPNTIVVKKGIPLNLNFDLQEEGCTATVSIKDFDVKKLLTPFEVTTLEFTPTSSGSFTFACPMNMIEGTLVVKE is encoded by the coding sequence ATGAAGCAATTCAAATTTTATCTCGCAATAATCGTAATAGCTGTCTTCGTCGCAAATGCGAACACCTATGCTCAATGCTCTATGGGCTCAAGCGGGCATCAGCATAGCGCCAAGAGCACCGACACACATTCTGAGCATAAAGTTGTAACTCCATCGAAGGGTTACGCGTTCATCAATGATGATGGCATACAGGAAGCAAACATAACAATAAAAGATGGTTATCATCCTAACACAATCGTTGTAAAAAAGGGAATCCCCTTGAATCTCAACTTCGATCTTCAAGAAGAAGGATGCACAGCCACAGTTTCTATCAAAGATTTCGATGTAAAGAAATTGCTTACACCATTTGAAGTAACAACGTTGGAATTCACACCAACTAGTTCCGGGTCGTTCACTTTCGCATGTCCAATGAACATGATTGAAGGAACGCTTGTAGTGAAGGAATAA
- a CDS encoding heavy metal-binding domain-containing protein — protein MKIRNLFALLVVVLVSVSILFAQTETKKTDAAIEKQKACCPSDKAAKTKAKSEGKTSDCTSKDATHKHDGNSDCMKKETTKNISMYSCPMHPEITSDKEGKCSKCGMALTKKAMPKAVTKSETHAEMYVCPMHPEEKSDKPSKCSKCGTNLKKIK, from the coding sequence ATGAAAATACGTAATCTGTTCGCCCTGTTAGTAGTAGTATTAGTATCAGTTTCTATACTATTCGCACAAACCGAAACCAAGAAAACCGATGCCGCTATAGAAAAACAAAAAGCATGCTGCCCAAGTGACAAAGCTGCAAAGACTAAGGCTAAATCAGAAGGTAAGACTTCTGACTGCACATCGAAAGATGCAACACACAAACACGATGGCAACTCTGATTGCATGAAAAAGGAAACTACTAAGAATATTTCGATGTATAGTTGTCCAATGCACCCCGAGATTACATCTGACAAAGAAGGCAAATGTTCGAAGTGCGGAATGGCACTGACGAAAAAGGCAATGCCTAAAGCAGTGACTAAATCTGAAACCCATGCAGAAATGTATGTGTGTCCAATGCACCCCGAAGAAAAGTCGGATAAACCGAGTAAATGCTCGAAATGCGGAACGAATTTAAAGAAAATAAAATAA
- a CDS encoding DUF2231 domain-containing protein gives MQNIHPYFVHFPIAILSVGLIWDLLGILLKKESLKNAGWWAQLFGTAAIIMTIVTGLIAANAIPHNEASHEIMETHETIGLIVGGVFILLFIWRSILKTMLPSKNLHQSIYLAIGGLAVIAMLYGAHLGGKLVYEFGVGGSAVQQQAHSHQHNEPNEEHEHEGDQDSTGESEHQH, from the coding sequence ATGCAAAACATACATCCGTATTTTGTACACTTTCCGATTGCAATTCTTTCGGTCGGATTGATTTGGGACTTACTTGGAATCTTATTGAAAAAAGAATCTCTCAAGAATGCCGGCTGGTGGGCACAGCTTTTTGGGACTGCCGCTATCATCATGACGATTGTTACCGGTTTAATTGCAGCCAACGCGATTCCACACAATGAAGCTTCGCATGAAATCATGGAGACTCATGAAACTATCGGATTGATAGTCGGTGGAGTTTTTATTTTACTGTTTATCTGGAGAAGTATTTTAAAAACAATGTTACCGTCAAAGAATCTCCATCAATCGATTTACTTGGCTATCGGTGGACTTGCTGTAATTGCAATGCTCTATGGTGCTCATTTAGGTGGTAAGTTAGTCTACGAGTTTGGTGTAGGTGGAAGCGCTGTACAACAGCAAGCGCACTCGCACCAGCATAATGAACCGAACGAGGAACATGAGCATGAAGGCGATCAGGATTCCACAGGCGAATCGGAACATCAACATTAA
- a CDS encoding heavy metal-binding domain-containing protein, whose protein sequence is MKRFTFYMTTFAVSIFLLGTSNNAQDKTQQKKSAKVQKQIHKENIIYTCPMHPEVHSDKPGKCLKCKMNLEKKVVKMDTQPKIQKDVYTCPMHPEITSDKSGRCSKCGMNLEKASLKKAEKKSEMKAEMYTCPMHPDEKSDKPGNCSKCGMKLEKVK, encoded by the coding sequence ATGAAACGATTCACATTTTATATGACGACTTTCGCGGTTAGCATATTTCTATTAGGAACATCGAACAATGCTCAGGATAAAACTCAACAAAAGAAATCCGCGAAGGTGCAGAAGCAAATTCATAAAGAAAATATTATTTATACTTGCCCGATGCATCCTGAAGTCCATTCTGATAAACCCGGTAAATGTCTAAAGTGTAAAATGAATTTAGAAAAGAAGGTAGTTAAGATGGATACACAACCAAAAATTCAAAAAGATGTTTACACATGTCCGATGCATCCTGAAATAACTTCTGATAAATCCGGCAGATGCTCGAAGTGTGGTATGAATTTGGAAAAAGCTTCACTGAAGAAAGCCGAAAAGAAATCTGAAATGAAAGCAGAAATGTATACTTGCCCGATGCACCCAGACGAAAAATCTGACAAGCCGGGCAACTGTTCCAAGTGTGGAATGAAATTAGAAAAAGTTAAATAA
- the ispE gene encoding 4-(cytidine 5'-diphospho)-2-C-methyl-D-erythritol kinase, which translates to MKIKAFAKINLGLRILRKREDGYHDIETVFHRINLFDELEFSASDIISMDCDNPEIPVDENNLCLRAAGLLKLKYDINKGVHISLQKNIPVGAGLGGGSSDAAAVLVHLPKFWGLEISISNLMDIALSLGSDVPYFVKDGTAYATGRGEKLEYIKLDIPYWIILVNPQIHVSTAWAYKNVNINPKKETTNLKNDLIGNIKYPEKLRDLITNDFEEVVFKHYEQIKNIKTHLKELGAAFALMSGSGASGYGFFKTKPDMNEASQKFGSKHKIFITEPFFKPVI; encoded by the coding sequence ATGAAGATAAAAGCATTCGCCAAAATAAATTTAGGTTTAAGGATTCTGAGAAAGCGTGAGGATGGATATCATGATATTGAAACGGTATTCCATCGGATTAACCTATTTGATGAGTTAGAATTTTCTGCTTCAGATATAATATCGATGGATTGTGATAATCCTGAAATCCCTGTTGATGAGAATAATTTATGTCTTCGTGCCGCTGGGCTACTCAAACTGAAATATGATATAAACAAAGGAGTCCACATAAGTTTGCAGAAGAATATACCTGTCGGAGCAGGACTGGGTGGTGGCAGCTCGGATGCAGCCGCGGTTTTAGTCCATTTACCTAAATTTTGGGGATTGGAAATTAGTATAAGTAACCTGATGGATATTGCATTAAGTTTAGGTTCTGATGTTCCTTATTTTGTCAAAGATGGAACTGCCTATGCAACCGGCAGAGGTGAAAAATTAGAATATATTAAACTCGATATTCCCTATTGGATAATTTTAGTCAATCCTCAAATTCATGTTTCAACGGCTTGGGCATATAAGAACGTGAATATCAATCCTAAAAAGGAAACCACAAATTTAAAAAACGATTTAATCGGAAATATCAAATATCCTGAAAAGTTACGCGATCTGATTACGAATGATTTTGAAGAAGTGGTGTTCAAACATTACGAACAAATCAAAAACATCAAAACTCATCTAAAAGAACTTGGAGCCGCCTTTGCTCTGATGTCCGGAAGTGGCGCTTCGGGTTATGGATTTTTTAAAACCAAACCCGATATGAACGAAGCCTCACAAAAATTTGGTTCCAAACATAAAATATTTATTACAGAGCCATTTTTCAAGCCAGTCATCTGA
- a CDS encoding CusA/CzcA family heavy metal efflux RND transporter translates to MIEKIIDYSARNKFIVILAYLLIIGWGIWAVFHTPLDAIPDLSENQVIVFTEWMGRSPQLIEDQITFPLTTALQGIPEVHAIRAQSMFGMSFIFIIFEEKTDLYWARSRVLEKLSVVQPLMPQGAKVQLGPDGTGVGHVFWYTVEGKSDLGTLRAVQDWYIKLHLQGVAGVAEVASIGGYVKQYQIDIDQNKMKAYNVSITDIRNAVMRSNNDVGGKILEISDAEYFVRGQGYIQSIRDVENIVVSTSSSGTPVYIKNLGVVQLGGDIRRGSLEKNGEGQVVGGIVVMRYGENAKDVIDRVKAKITEISAGLPKGVEIKPAYDRTDIIMAAVNNLKGTLLEEAIVVSIVVFLFLLHFRSVLRVIIEIPIAVLMAFILMKTFGITSNIMSLGGIAIAIGVIVDASIVLVENAYRHVAEAQKEKGTLTKEDYIEISIRSAKQVGPAIFFSVAIMVVSFLPVFLLEGQEGKLFRPLAFTKTFVMIGSAIIAITLVPMLMTMLTRGKFKGEEKHPIGKILNKIYAPVIRWVLKYRKTTIALNIIALLITIPMMTNIGSEFMPPLDEQSLLFMPVTLPSASITEVNRIMQVQDAIIKSVPEVESVLGKAGKAETSTDNAPVSMIETIIILKPKSQWRPGITKDDIIAELDSKLQIPGVRNGWTQPIINRINMLSTGVRTDLGIKIFGKDLDTLEQLAIRTENVLRKIPGAADLYAERVQGGLFLDINIDREAVARYGINVGDVQDVIETAIGGENIVMVIEGRQRFPIRVRFGRDWRNNLEALNDLLVPINSKSMGKSSAASMSSAKPNSNGQSSSSMGSTSNSAQQSEIRNPKSEISQPSSVSSRGYIPLAQLAKIEIVPGPPMISSENAQLRSIVYLNVRGRDMGSFVNEAKEVLNKELKLPAGYTLQWSGQWENQIRARERLQLLMPMVFFIIFVMLYFITKDFKEAFVVMLSVPFALIGGVYLIYFLGYNFSVAVWIGFIALYGLAVETGVVMVVYLHEALDKRFRSFELGKRGPLTMLDITESTIEGSVLRLRPKIMTVGTSLIALLPIMWSAGVGSDVMRPIAAPMIGGLITSTIHVLIVTPVLFSYMKERALKKGKLETSKMASWMKEG, encoded by the coding sequence GTATTCCGGAAGTCCACGCAATTCGCGCTCAATCTATGTTTGGAATGTCTTTCATCTTCATAATCTTTGAAGAGAAAACCGATTTGTACTGGGCGCGGAGTCGAGTATTGGAAAAACTCTCCGTTGTTCAACCATTGATGCCACAAGGTGCCAAAGTTCAGCTTGGTCCCGATGGTACCGGAGTTGGTCACGTATTCTGGTACACCGTAGAGGGTAAGAGCGATTTAGGAACACTGCGAGCGGTTCAAGATTGGTACATCAAATTACACCTTCAAGGTGTAGCGGGTGTTGCCGAAGTCGCATCAATCGGTGGATATGTTAAACAGTATCAAATCGACATTGACCAAAATAAGATGAAAGCATACAACGTATCCATAACCGATATACGGAATGCGGTAATGCGCTCGAACAACGACGTTGGCGGAAAGATTTTGGAAATCTCGGATGCTGAATATTTTGTCCGCGGACAAGGTTACATCCAATCAATAAGAGATGTTGAGAATATAGTTGTATCTACAAGCTCAAGTGGAACGCCTGTTTATATTAAAAATTTAGGTGTCGTCCAGCTTGGTGGCGATATTCGTCGCGGCTCGCTCGAGAAAAACGGAGAAGGGCAAGTTGTTGGCGGAATAGTTGTAATGCGTTACGGTGAAAACGCAAAAGATGTAATTGACCGAGTCAAAGCTAAGATAACGGAAATTTCTGCAGGGCTTCCAAAAGGTGTTGAGATCAAGCCCGCATACGACCGCACCGATATCATCATGGCGGCAGTAAATAATCTAAAAGGTACGCTTCTCGAAGAAGCAATTGTAGTCAGTATAGTTGTATTTTTATTTTTGCTTCACTTCAGAAGTGTGCTGCGTGTGATTATCGAAATCCCGATTGCAGTGCTAATGGCATTCATACTTATGAAGACTTTCGGAATTACTTCAAACATAATGTCGCTCGGAGGGATTGCGATTGCTATCGGTGTAATTGTCGATGCTTCAATTGTGCTTGTTGAAAATGCGTACCGGCACGTGGCGGAAGCACAAAAAGAAAAAGGAACTTTGACGAAAGAAGATTACATCGAGATATCGATTCGGTCGGCTAAACAAGTTGGACCAGCAATTTTCTTTTCAGTTGCAATTATGGTTGTTTCCTTCCTTCCTGTTTTCCTACTCGAAGGTCAAGAGGGCAAACTCTTCCGCCCTCTCGCGTTCACAAAAACATTTGTGATGATTGGTTCAGCGATAATTGCAATTACATTAGTTCCGATGTTGATGACGATGCTAACTCGCGGTAAATTTAAAGGTGAAGAAAAACATCCTATCGGCAAAATTCTAAATAAAATCTATGCACCCGTAATTCGCTGGGTTTTAAAATATCGCAAGACAACCATCGCACTTAACATCATCGCGCTTCTCATAACAATACCGATGATGACGAACATCGGCTCAGAATTCATGCCGCCCCTCGACGAGCAGAGTCTGCTCTTTATGCCGGTTACGCTCCCCTCCGCTTCGATAACTGAAGTAAACAGAATTATGCAAGTTCAAGATGCAATCATAAAATCTGTCCCTGAGGTAGAGTCGGTGCTTGGTAAAGCAGGTAAAGCTGAAACATCAACGGACAACGCACCTGTGAGTATGATTGAAACTATTATCATACTGAAACCGAAAAGCCAATGGCGACCCGGAATTACAAAGGATGATATAATTGCCGAACTTGATTCAAAACTTCAAATCCCAGGTGTACGAAATGGCTGGACTCAGCCCATCATTAATCGTATCAATATGCTCTCAACAGGCGTGCGGACTGACCTTGGTATAAAAATATTCGGTAAAGATTTGGATACGCTTGAGCAATTGGCAATCAGAACCGAAAATGTTTTGCGTAAAATTCCCGGCGCTGCCGATTTGTACGCTGAGCGAGTTCAAGGCGGACTTTTCCTCGACATAAATATTGATAGAGAGGCAGTCGCTCGTTACGGAATAAACGTTGGTGATGTTCAAGATGTAATCGAAACTGCGATCGGTGGTGAGAATATCGTAATGGTGATTGAAGGAAGACAGCGCTTCCCTATCCGCGTGCGTTTTGGAAGAGATTGGAGAAATAATCTCGAAGCGCTTAATGATCTTCTTGTGCCGATTAATTCTAAAAGCATGGGGAAATCGAGTGCGGCTTCAATGTCGTCTGCGAAACCGAATAGCAACGGACAATCGAGCAGCTCTATGGGTTCAACGAGTAATTCTGCGCAACAATCCGAAATCCGAAATCCGAAATCCGAAATCTCTCAACCTTCTTCCGTTTCTTCTCGCGGTTACATTCCACTTGCTCAACTCGCAAAAATCGAGATAGTACCTGGTCCGCCAATGATATCTAGCGAGAACGCACAACTTCGTTCAATCGTTTATCTCAATGTTCGGGGGCGCGACATGGGAAGTTTTGTAAATGAAGCAAAAGAAGTTTTGAACAAAGAACTCAAACTACCCGCTGGATATACACTCCAATGGAGCGGACAGTGGGAGAATCAAATCCGAGCGCGCGAACGATTGCAGTTACTGATGCCGATGGTTTTCTTCATTATATTTGTAATGCTTTATTTTATTACAAAGGATTTTAAAGAAGCATTTGTAGTAATGCTATCAGTTCCTTTCGCACTCATCGGTGGTGTGTATTTGATTTATTTTTTAGGATACAACTTTTCGGTTGCCGTATGGATTGGATTTATTGCGCTATACGGACTTGCAGTTGAAACAGGTGTTGTAATGGTTGTATATCTCCACGAAGCGCTCGATAAACGTTTCAGGTCTTTTGAGCTTGGCAAGCGTGGTCCGCTCACGATGTTAGACATTACTGAATCGACGATTGAAGGTTCAGTGCTGCGATTGCGTCCGAAGATTATGACAGTCGGGACGAGCTTAATTGCACTACTGCCGATAATGTGGAGTGCGGGTGTAGGTTCGGATGTTATGCGTCCCATCGCCGCACCGATGATCGGCGGATTAATTACATCCACAATTCACGTTTTAATTGTAACACCGGTTTTGTTCAGTTACATGAAAGAACGTGCATTAAAGAAAGGAAAATTAGAGACTTCAAAAATGGCAAGCTGGATGAAAGAAGGATAA
- a CDS encoding heavy metal translocating P-type ATPase — protein sequence MRYIDPVCGMEVEPNKAAGKSKYKNNDYYFCAVGCKKRFDDNPDFYLTNKPTGMPIQMNMQPVINISIPQNLNSSTKKENLKKIQLPILGMSCASCVSRVQDTLSKLPGVASATVNLATETASIQFDESKVNTSHFKHAVESIGYNLSEVPEENIWEFEEKEHRKISVQLRIRFIFSLLLTIPITIISMWMMLDHTPFSFLSNQTWNYIFFVLTIPVLFWAGDRFFKGFWATLRHFRADMNTLIAIGTSTAFIYSSAITFFPSYFTSRGHELNVYYDTSAVIITLILLGKLLEIRAKGKTSEAIRKLLGLQPKMASVIRNGLEIQIPIENVVLDEMVIVRPGEKIPVDGIVSEGNSSVDESMITGESLPVDKQKDDEVIGATINMTGSFKFLAKKIGKDTMLAQIVKLVTDAQGSKAPIQNLVDRIAAVFVPTVIGIASITFIVWYFAIGSYTPALINFVSVMIVACPCALGLATPTAIIVGTGLAAEKGILIKNAEILERLRKTDTIVFDKTGTITTGKLNVTRVIPISPFTEEELLQYATSIELLSEHPIAKAIIHFSNNKNIKPSRVENFKSITGFGSEGYMDNKLIYIGNRELMKQRGLNFEQTSFDIADHQTEMVVFVSVDTNLVGIIALSDILKHDSKKAVSELKSLGFKTILLTGDNERSAEIMSKSAGIEQYYAKMLPKDKVDKIKELQTNGKLVTMIGDGINDAPALAQADVGIAMGTGTDIAIEAGDITLIKGDLNGVVKAIKLSKKTVTTIYQNLFWAFIYNIILIPLAASGFLDPMLAAGAMALSSVSVVSNSLRLKRIKL from the coding sequence ATGCGATATATCGATCCGGTTTGTGGAATGGAAGTTGAACCCAATAAAGCAGCAGGAAAAAGCAAATACAAAAATAACGATTACTACTTCTGTGCAGTTGGCTGCAAAAAACGATTCGATGATAATCCTGATTTCTACCTGACCAACAAACCTACCGGAATGCCAATCCAAATGAATATGCAACCGGTTATCAACATTTCAATCCCTCAAAATTTAAATTCTTCCACCAAAAAAGAAAACTTAAAAAAGATTCAGCTCCCAATTTTGGGTATGAGCTGCGCCAGTTGCGTATCGAGAGTACAAGATACTTTAAGTAAACTGCCAGGTGTTGCATCAGCCACAGTCAATCTTGCAACCGAGACAGCCTCAATTCAATTCGATGAATCCAAAGTGAACACAAGCCATTTTAAACACGCAGTCGAATCTATAGGTTACAATTTAAGCGAAGTTCCTGAGGAAAATATCTGGGAGTTTGAGGAAAAGGAGCATCGTAAAATTTCCGTTCAACTTAGAATACGTTTTATTTTCAGCTTACTTTTAACAATACCGATCACTATTATCAGTATGTGGATGATGCTGGATCATACTCCTTTTTCTTTTTTAAGTAATCAAACGTGGAATTATATATTTTTCGTTCTAACGATCCCTGTTCTATTTTGGGCTGGCGATCGTTTCTTCAAGGGTTTTTGGGCAACCTTGAGACATTTCAGAGCCGATATGAATACTTTGATAGCAATAGGTACATCAACTGCTTTTATTTATAGCTCAGCAATAACTTTTTTTCCATCTTACTTTACTTCAAGAGGACATGAGTTAAATGTTTATTACGATACATCTGCAGTTATCATCACATTAATTTTGTTAGGCAAATTATTGGAGATTCGTGCAAAGGGTAAAACCTCCGAAGCAATACGAAAGTTACTTGGACTACAACCCAAAATGGCATCGGTAATAAGGAATGGGTTAGAAATTCAAATTCCGATAGAAAATGTAGTCTTGGATGAAATGGTAATTGTGCGTCCGGGCGAAAAAATACCAGTTGATGGAATAGTAAGCGAAGGAAATTCGTCCGTTGATGAAAGTATGATAACCGGCGAAAGCCTCCCTGTTGATAAACAAAAAGATGATGAAGTAATCGGTGCAACTATAAATATGACAGGGAGTTTCAAGTTTCTAGCAAAGAAGATTGGCAAAGACACTATGCTAGCTCAAATTGTAAAATTGGTAACTGATGCGCAAGGCTCTAAAGCACCTATACAAAATTTAGTTGACCGCATAGCAGCAGTTTTTGTTCCAACCGTAATCGGGATTGCGAGCATTACTTTTATAGTCTGGTATTTTGCAATAGGGTCATATACACCAGCATTAATTAATTTTGTTTCTGTTATGATTGTGGCTTGCCCGTGTGCATTAGGGTTGGCTACACCAACTGCTATTATCGTTGGAACCGGTTTGGCTGCTGAAAAAGGAATATTAATTAAAAATGCCGAAATTTTAGAAAGACTTCGTAAAACTGACACAATAGTTTTCGATAAAACGGGTACAATTACAACAGGAAAGCTGAATGTTACACGCGTAATCCCTATAAGTCCATTTACAGAAGAAGAACTGCTCCAATATGCTACTTCAATAGAGTTACTTTCCGAACATCCAATTGCCAAAGCAATTATTCATTTTTCGAATAATAAGAACATTAAGCCATCCAGAGTAGAAAATTTTAAATCTATTACCGGATTTGGCTCAGAAGGTTATATGGATAATAAACTGATTTACATAGGAAATAGAGAGTTGATGAAGCAAAGAGGTTTAAATTTTGAACAAACATCGTTTGATATAGCAGATCATCAGACAGAAATGGTTGTGTTTGTTTCAGTTGATACCAACCTTGTGGGCATAATTGCGTTAAGCGACATACTCAAGCACGATTCGAAGAAAGCTGTAAGCGAATTAAAGAGTTTAGGATTTAAAACGATATTGCTCACAGGCGACAACGAGCGTTCTGCTGAAATTATGAGCAAATCTGCTGGAATAGAGCAATACTATGCCAAAATGCTCCCTAAAGATAAGGTCGATAAAATTAAAGAACTTCAAACAAATGGAAAACTTGTAACGATGATTGGAGATGGAATAAACGACGCCCCAGCGTTAGCACAGGCCGATGTCGGAATTGCTATGGGAACCGGAACCGACATCGCAATCGAAGCGGGAGATATTACACTAATAAAGGGTGACTTGAACGGAGTTGTTAAGGCAATAAAGCTTTCAAAGAAAACTGTAACCACTATATATCAAAACCTGTTTTGGGCTTTTATTTACAACATCATATTAATACCATTAGCTGCTTCTGGATTCCTCGACCCCATGTTGGCAGCCGGAGCGATGGCGTTGAGTTCGGTGTCGGTAGTAAGTAATTCGTTAAGGTTAAAGAGGATAAAATTATAG
- a CDS encoding heavy metal-associated domain-containing protein, with translation MYQYIVLSVLLISLLAGCGQKQAEQQTELNLESATITTSSIMCGMCVTTIEKAVSAVDGVESVEVNLQEKSTTVKFDKAKLEIAALEKSISDAGYDANEIPRNRETYDALPGCCKDGK, from the coding sequence ATGTATCAATATATTGTTCTTTCGGTATTGTTGATCAGCTTGTTGGCTGGCTGCGGGCAGAAACAAGCTGAACAGCAAACAGAACTAAATCTCGAATCGGCAACCATAACCACATCTTCAATTATGTGTGGGATGTGTGTTACTACTATCGAGAAGGCTGTTTCGGCTGTTGATGGTGTTGAAAGCGTTGAAGTTAATCTGCAGGAGAAATCGACTACTGTAAAATTCGATAAAGCAAAATTAGAAATTGCAGCACTCGAAAAATCGATTTCTGATGCGGGTTATGATGCAAATGAAATACCGCGCAACCGTGAAACATACGACGCATTACCCGGTTGTTGCAAAGATGGTAAATAA